GGAGATCTGGCCCACGTTGAGTTCGGGCACCACCACCAACCGGCAGTTGCGCATGAGCTTTTCCGCATGGACCCGGGGGAATGGATAAAGCGTCCTGAGGATGAGCAGCCCGGCCCTGACCCCGGCCTCCCGGGCCTGGCGCACGGCCAGCCGGGCCGAGCGGGCCACGCAGCCGTAGGCGATGACCAGCACCTCGGCGTCGTCGGTGTTCACGTGCTCCACGAGCTGGATGTCGTGGAAAAACCGGTCGATCTTGCGGAACTGGCGCTCGACCATGGCCCGCACTTCCTCGGGCCGGGCCGTGGGAAAGCCCAGGGGATCGTGGGACAGCCCCGTGACGTGGAAGCGGTAGCCCGTGCCGACGGGCGGCATGGGCGGCACGCCGCGCAGGGTCTCCTCGTAGGGCTTGTACCATTCCGGGGGCATGGTCGGGACGAGGCGGGAAAAGATCTCGAAATCGCCGGGCTCGGGCAGGCCGATCTTCTCCCGGGTGTGGGCGGTGATCTCGTCGAGGAGCAGGATGACCGGCGTGCGGTATTTTTCGGCGAAATTGAAGGCCACGACCGTCATCTCCAGGCATTCGGGCACATCCGAGGCCGACAAGACGATGATGGGGTGGTCGCCGTGGGCGCCCCAGCGGGCCTGCTGCACGTCGCCCTGACCGGGGCTGGTGGGCAGCCCGGTGCTGGCCCCGCCGCGCATGACGTCCACGAGCACCAAGGGCGTCTCGGTCATGGCGGCGTAGCCGATCTGCTCCTGCATAAGCGAGAACCCGGGGCCGGACGTGGCGGTCATGGCCTTGCGGCCGGCCAGGGAGGCGCCGATGACCGCGCCCATGGAGGCGATCTCGTCCTCCATCTGCAAGAAGACGCCGTCCACGACCTGGGGCAGGCGCTTGGCCATGGTCTCCATGATTTCGGTGGACGGGGTGATGGGGTAGCCGGCGTAGAAGGAGCAGCCGGCGGCCAGGGCGCCCTCGACCACGGCCTCGTTGCCCAGCAGGAAGGCCTCGCGGCGTTTTTTGCGGATCTGGCTCACGGCTGTCCCTCCTTATCGTCGGCCGGCGGGTTCGGGGAGGGTTGGCCGGCGGGTTGCGGCTCGGGCGCGGCCGGCTTGTGGCAGCCATTGCGGCCATTGCCGTTTCGCGGCGCCACGACGATGGCGAAATCCGGGCAATGGGGTTCGCAGAAGCCGCAGTTGACGCAGGCGTCCTCGTCCACGACCCTGGCCTTGCCATCGGGGCCGGTGGCGAGTACGTGTTTCGGGCAAAATGCGACACAGATGCCGCAGCCCTTGCACCAGTCGGGGTAGACGACGACGCGGTTTTGTCCTTTCGATGCCTCGGTCATGCCGTGATCCCGGGATGAAAATGTTTCGATTGGCCGGACTGTGACGTTTTCGTCGGAATTTGGCAATGCGCGCCGACGATTATTTTTTGCTCTCGACGACATGGCAAATTTCCTTTAGGGCGGTACAACTTTTTTCGGAGGGTTACGTTATATGGTGACACAAGGCCGGATTTTCTGGCTGCGGGCGCTTGTGGCGCTTTGCTGCGTTCTGGCCGCAACCCTGGGCGGTGTTTCCGTCGCCCGGGCCGAGGGAGGTAAACCCATGGTCAAGCTGACGACCAGCAAAGGCGACATCGTCATCGAACTGGACAAGGAAAAGGCGCCCATCACGACCGAGAATTTCCTGAAATACGTCAAGGCCGGCCATTATGACGGCTTGGTGTTCCATCGGGTCATCAACGGCTTCATGATCCAGGGCGGCGGCATGGACAAGTCCATGAAGGAGCGCGCCACCCAGGCCCCGATCCAGAACGAGGCGGACAACGGGCTCAAAAACAAGGCCTACACCTTGGCCATGGCCCGCACGGCCGATCCGCATTCGGCCACGGCCCAGTTTTTCATCAACGTGGCCGACAACGGCTTCCTGGACCACACGGGCAAGAACCCGCAGGGCTGGGGCTACGCGGTGTTCGGCAAGGTCATCTCGGGCCAGGAGGTGGTGGACGCCATCAAGGCCGTGCCGACGATGACCAAGGGTTTCCACGAGAACGTGCCCGTGGTGCCGGTGATCATCGAAAAAGCGGAAGTGGTCAGCGAGTAGGCCCCTTTCGCCGAGAATACCCAGGCCGCTCCGGGATGACCGGGGCGGCTTTTTTTCGTTGTGAGGTCCGCCACGGGTTTGTTGGGCGAAAAAACCCAGGAAAATGGGAGCGGGCGCAAAAAAGTGTTGACGGACCCTGGCAAGGTGCGTAGATGTCCTCTTCTCGCGTGCGCCCGTAGCTCAGCTGGATAGAGTGCCGGACTACGAATCCGTAGGTCGCAGGTTCGAATCCTGCCGGGCGCACCAAAGAAAACAAGGGGTTAGGCCGAATAGGCTTAACCCCATTTTCTTTTTGGGCGATTTTGTCCCCCACCTGTCCCCCAATTTGAGATTGTGCGGGTGAAGTGAAAAACGCCCCACCCCGCCAAAGGGGATTGCGGCCCATGGGGACTGTCCCCCGGCGACCAGCCTGCCCTTCCTGCTGAACGCTCCTCCTCGTGCCGCCGCCCCGTTGCAGAACCTCCCTTTGGTTCGGCGCTGTCGTGGTATACAGGTCGAGAAAAGAGATCAAAGACTTCCGATCACGACCCGGGAGAGTCTATGGCCGCTGTTATCCGCATTCCCAATTCGTCTTCGGACACGAAATATTTGATCGATCCAGAAGCGGACCCATCCGTTCTGACCGATCTCGCCATGGCCGCGCTTGTCGCCGCCCGCCCTCTCGCCGGCTACAGTATCTCCAGGAACGCTTCCACGCGCGTGCGCAGCTGTTCCACGTCGGCGTCGGCGTAATCCGTCTCGATATGCAGCGTAGGCAAGCCGTGCTTTTCCAGCATGTGCGCGGCCACGATCGGGGATTCCACGTTGTAGGTGTGGCAGCAGTGCCAGGTGAGGTCGACCACGCCATGGGGCCGCATCTCCTGCGTCAACCGGTCGAGCAGTTCGAGTCGGCCGGCGTTGGGGGTCATGACCGAGCAGGGGATGCGCAGATAACGGCGGGCGATGGCGGCCAGGGGATCGCCCGCCTCCTCCACCAGGCCATCGAAGCTTTTGACCCCCGAGCAGTTCTCGGCGGCGACCACCACGGCGCCGCTTTCCTCGATCAGGCGCAGAAGCTTCTCCGAACCGCGTCCCACCGGGCAACCCGTCAGGAGGATGCGGCGGGCGTCGGCGGAGACGCAGGAGGTCCCGGCGGCCGAAAGCGCCTCCAGTTCGGCCGACAGTTCCCGCAGTGTGGCGGCATAGGCGTGGGGGTCGGCGCTGAAACTTTTGGCTTCGGTGACGCGCAACATGTCCAGGCCGCTTAACGGGACGCACGGGCCCCGCGATGTGGAGAGCACCAGGGAAAGCAGGCGGCGCACCTCGTTTTGGAGGCGGATTTCCGCGCCCAGGGCCTCGTCCGTGATGGCCCGGCCGGTGGCCGATTCCAGGAACGTCTTGAACCGCCGCACCTCGCCCAGCCAATAGGCGTCCTGGGCCTCGCCGCCGGTCGCCGGCAGGTGCATGAGATGCAAGGGCTTTATCTTGCCCAGGTGCTCGTACATCTTCTTTTTGCCGTCGCAGGTCGTTTCTCCGACCAACAGATCCGCCGCGGCGAAATAGGGACAGGTGTCCGTCACCGCATAGCCGTAACTGGACTTGATCAGCGGGCAAAGATTGGCGGGCAGGGTCCGCTCGGCCGCGGGGATGGGCGCTTGCTTCTTGCCGCAAAGGCCCACCGGCACGGCGCCGGCGGCGCGCACCAGTTCCACCGGGGCGTAGGTGCAATAGATACCGACGACGAGGCTTCCCGAGTCCTTGAGGGGCTCGATGTCCGCCAAAAAACGATCCGCCAATCCGTCGAAGCGTTCCATGATGGATGGACGCATGGCATGCCTCCCGACGTTTTACTACCGCCTGAAGCCGGGCATGTCTCAGGCGTGTCCAGCGTCATAGGCTAGGCCCATCCCTCGTGTCTGTAAAATTGATAAAATCAATCGATCGACAATGATTGTATCGGAAAGATTGTCGTTGATATCACTGCATCGGATCGGTAGCCCACATACAGTAGTTGCGGATTTGATTGTTTTGGCGTGCAGCGGTCTCCTTGTACTGTAAATAAACGTAAACACCGCGATGTAACGGTGGCGAGCGGATAACCGGATCATGGGCGACGGATTTTCCCTTTGTCTCGATATGTCCTTCGATTGTTTGGGTTGAGGCAATTGTGCCGGGAAACGATGATTCTTCCTGGCCCTGTTGATATAGGTTCGCCGCATGTCCGTGTTTGTCGTGCATGACGCTTGGCGTCTGAAACAGTTTTCGCATCGTGTCGCCGGGTACGCCGCCCATGGTCCCTCCGGCATTTGGCTCCTGCTGTTCGGAGGGAAGCGGCGAAGGCTTCGTTTCCTCCGGGTCGGAGGAGCTCCTCTTCGGTAAAACGGCGATCCGGGAAGGCCTGCGCTTCCCCGCCCTCGCCAAGCGACGGTCGCTTCCCCCCGGCGGCTTGCCGGGCCAGACGCCAACGGGCGTCGCGCTGCGGGGTTTCGTTCCTGAATCCGCCGCCTGTTCGTCTCCTGCCTGGATTTTCCCGCCGCCTCGTAATCCCCGGCGGTCCGGTTGCCGCGGTCGGCCGGGCGACCGCGCAGGCGGGTGACAGCAAATTCCCCTCCACAGCCATCTCAAGCCAAGCCGTGGCGTTTGCCCTTGATGGACTCGATCGCGATGCGCACGACGGCCGTGGCCGCCAGGCTTGGGATAGTCGAACTTCCTGTCCGTGAACCGCGCCACGCTCCGGTCCAGGGCGGCGATCTTTTCCGCCTCGTCCTCCACCACGCTCGCCCGGCCAAGGCCCACCACGGTGCGGTGGGCGGCCTCGAAGTCGCAGGCGTTCTCACTCTCCACCACCCCCTGGTCCAGGGAGACGGCGAAGCAGAGCTTGGGATTGCGCTTGAGAATGGACATCTTCGTGCCCACGCGCGCGCCGTGGAAATACAGGACGTCGCCGGCGAAGGCGTAGAAGACCGGGACGAGAAACGGCGTGTCCTCGTCGCAAAGGGCCAGATACAGGACCTTGCCGGCCGTAAGCACGGCGTCGATGGCGGCGCGGTCCGTGACCTCCCAAAAGCGCAAGCCCTTTGGCCGCCGGCTCTCCCCTTGCCCCCCGGCCTGGGGGAAACCGCCGTGGCGGGGCCTTGCGGCCTGCAGGCCGATGGCCAGATCCGGGTTGCCGTAGATGGCCACGCGCTTGTCGGCGAAGAACATGTGGGCGAGGTCGGTCAGCGCGTCGATGGCGATGCCGCGCTCGCGCACGAGCGACTCGGGGATGGGCTTGCCGGTGAGCTTTCTGCGGTTGGCCAGAAAGGTGTCCGTGCTGCGGATGCCGATGGGCGTCGGGCCGATCACGGTCGGGAGGCCGAGCTCCTTTTCCAGGTACTGGGCGGCCTTGCCCCCTTCGTAGGGATTCAGCGCGATGGTGCCCACGGCGTTGGCCGTGCCTTCCAGGTCGGCGATGGTGGTCTCGCCGTGGGAGACGTGGTTGCCCGAGGGCATGAGCGGCGAATCGAAGGCCTCGATGCCGGCGGCCCCATGATCAAGTTCAACTGCGCGGCGCTTCCCGAGAGCCTCCTCGAAAGCGAACTCTTCGGCCACGAAAAGGGGGCGTTCACCGGGGCGATGGGGCTGCGGCGGGGCCGGTTCGAGGAGGCCGACGGCGGCACCATCTTCCTCGACGAGGTGGGCGAACTGTCGCTGGGCGTCGAGGCCAAGCTCCTGCGCGTGCTCCAGGAGCGGGCCTTCGAACGCGTGGGCGGCAACAAGACCGGGACCGTGGACATCCGCATCGTGGCCGCCACCAACAAGGACCTGACCGCCATGGCCGCCCGGGGGAATTCCGCCAGGACCTCTACTTTCGCCTCAACGTCTTTCCCCTGCTCGTGCCGCCGTTGCGCGACCGGGGCAGCGACATCGTCACTCTGGCCGAACATTTCGTCGTCCGCTTCGCCCAGGAGACAGGCAAGGTCATCAACCGGATCACCACCCCGACGCTTACCATGCTCATGAGCTACCCCTGGCCCGGCAACGTCCGGGAACTGGAAAACGTCATCCACCGGGCCGTCATCCTGACCGAGGACGACGCCATCCACGGCTACAACCTGCCGCTTTCCCTGCAAACCCCGGTGCTCTCCGGCCAGGGCCGCCCGTATGGCCTCGTGGCCCGGCTCGAAGCCATGGAATACGAGATGCTCGTGGAGGCGTTGCGGCTCCACCACGGCAACTTCACCGAGGCGGCCCGGGAACTCGGCCTCACCCGTCGGACCATGGGCCTTCGCATGAAGAAGTACCGGCTCGACTACCGGGAATTCCGTCGGGAGGGCTCCCCGGACGGGCGCCCCCTCCTCGACCGCCTGAAACACGGGCCGGAAGGCGGCACTCCCTGACTTCGGATCGCAGCCAGCAGATGGCGGAAACGCGGGACCTGGTTCCGTTGCGGACGGCGCCGGGAGCCGCTCGTCGCGCTGGACAAGTCCGCATGGATGTGGCAATGACTGCTTTTGTTCAAAAAATAATGAATATTGCAATATTTCCGACAGAGGCTTTCATGCATCGCTTAGGTAGAGTGTTTTTCCAGTTGGCGGCTGTTGTGATCGTTATTTTTCTTGGGTGCGTGTCTCCTGCCCGGGCGATATCGATTCCTATCAACGGCAAAGTGCTCAACAGCGCCGAGACGTTCACCGGCATGGCGACGGTGTATTTCAGCGGTGGCGGCAAGTTGACCCTGACGACGAACGGGGGCGTGGCCTGCAAGGGGGATTTTATCCACGTGTCACAGCAGGAAGGCACCGGCACGGTCAGCTGCGAAGATGGCCGCCTGGGCTCCTTCAATTTCGTCACCGCCGGCTTTTCGGGCAGCGGCTCGGGGAGGATCGGCAACGAAAGCTTCGATTTTCGTATCGGAAAGTAGCCGCTTCTCGCCCCTCTCTCCGCCCTGTGGCCTGATGCGACCGCGCGGCAATGGCCCAAGGGCACAGGCAACGCCGGTCTGCCCCTGCCATCGGCATCTCGCCTCGGTCCTTGTGTTCTCCCAAGCAGGACACGCACCAGAAGCGGCCCCCTTCCGGCATGTTGAACACCGAGTGGACTCTTACGAAATCGGCGCGCATTGACAGGCACCAAGTGACCGGTGTATTTGATTTGGTAAAAAACGTTGAGGCAAAGATGAGAAAATGAAGTCAGGCGGGCAAACAGCATTTCTCCTGCACCCGGCACACCTCTTACAATAGAAAGACTATGACATCAAACAATAGCGCGAAATCATGGAGCACCACAGCAACCAAGTCCACCCGAAAGCACCTATGTGTATCCTATATACTGTCATTAGCCGTAATCATGTTCTCTTGCTCACAAGCGAACAATCAACTGGCCGAGTTGGTTACGCTCGATGATCGCGACACTGGCGACGTGTTCATCCTGAGCGGACTGTACCCTACGGAAGGGAGCCGCTCGGACAAGTGGCGATGGGGAACCGGCCAGACCTCAAGTCTTTATTTTTATATGGACAAACCGGGTATCGTTATCATTTCCGGCACATTTGAAAACCCCCACACAGGCCAGACAGTCAGGTTTTCATTGAATGGCAAAGAACTAGTGACCCTTTCGAACCTGCCAAAAAACGAAGACAAGGCGGCGCCACTCACATTCAACATGGAGGGTATGGCCAACCAGGGCCGTAATATTTTGGAAATTTCTTATTCCCACTGGACGGGCAACACCGGGAGCACTTCCACAGACACGCGTAATTTTTCCGTTAAATACAGAAAGCTTACGATAACCACACGATAGTATGCGCGAAAGCAACATCATACCCATACAGAATCTCGCAATCGGGCTACCGACTGTTGCCATCCCCTTGGTATTTTGGTACATTATAGACATAAACCTTAAAGAGATCAAGACGTTCGCCTTGATCCTAGAGGCACTATGCGTTGTAGTATTTTGTCTTTCCTTCAAAAAAAATCGTATCGGTAAAATAGCTTTAAACACTCAGCTTGTTCTTTGTTCTCTTTTTTTGTTTTTTGCTTTCTTTGAAATCACCGGTCGGTTCTTTCCCAATGTGTTTCCATACCAGATAAGAGTTTTTCTTAAGAGTGACGCTGGCCAACACGACCGGCAAGCGATGATTCAATACCTCGACCAGTCACCATGGATGAAATTCAAACCCAATGTCACGGTACGGCTTCCTGGTTTTCGGGAGCCAGCCGATAGATTTTCATACAGTTGGCAGACAGACGATTTGGGCTACAAAAACGACGCCAACCTGCTTGCCAAACCTATTACAGCGGTAGCACTGGGTGACAGTTTTACCGAAGCGATGGGATGCAAAACGGAAAATACTTGGGCGACGTTGTTGGGGGCGAAAGGATTTCCAACCTACTCTATGGGTGTGCATGGTTATGCACCGAGTCAGATGGCAACGACCTATCGGAACTATGGCCAGGACTTCACACCGAAGTATGTTTTCATTGGATATACTGAGACTATTTTTCAACGAGAAAAGCTTTTTTTGGATTTAACAGAAAAAAACAAAGAAGAGTTACAGAAAAACGGCTTGAGCGCTATGGCGAATTTGAATTTGCTGCTTGGACGGCAGGAAGTTCGCCTGGTAACAAAATCACCGGTCCTCGCCACCGTTATGTTTGTAATGAGCCAGAACGATCCTCTTTTTCTTAAAAAGATTTCAAACATTTCCTTCAGCAACGCCGAGGTCAACAAAGACGTTTTTTTGCGCTATTTCAACGATCTCAAATATATCGACAACAATATTCCGGCAATAAAACTGATCGAAAACTCACCTGAGTGGACCAAATCAATGAATAGCCTTTTAACAATCAAAGAATTGGCCGACAAAAAAGGGGCTAAAACCATTCTTATCTATTTCCCCTCCCGGCACACGATATATTATAAAAAAATTATTGGCCAATCAATCCCAGAAGAAAAAGACTACGGGGCCAAAGAGAAAAAAGCCATTCACGATTTTTGCGCAACCAACGGGATTGTTTTTGTCGACATATCTCCAAGCCTTGAATCCTACGTTGCCGCCTTGCCGATAACCGCTACAGTTGACGAATTACCTTATTTCGAGTTTGATATGCATATGAACCCAACAGGGCAGCATATCATTGCTGACACGGTTGCAGCATCTTTGACTCCTAATTAAAAGACAATTTTCATTCTTTCGATACAAAAGTTATATGTGTGATTTGCGAACGCAACAAAGGACTCGCGTTCATTTCCAATCTTTAAACGCCTCACGAGCAGTTTCATGAATACGACCCCCCAAAAAATATCCGTACTTCTTCCCGTCATGAACGAAGAAGATAACATCTTGCCTCTCGTAGAGCGGCTTGTCCCTGTCCTCGAATCAGTTACTGAGGATTATGAGATCATATTTGTTGACGACGGTTCAAAAGACAATACCGCAGAAAAAATTCTTACCGCACGAAAATCAAATACAAAAATAGTTTTGATTAAACTTTCAAGAAATTTCGGACAACACTTCGCTGCACAGGCAGCTTTCGATTACTGCCATGGTGATCGTATTGTATGGATGGATGCGGATTTGCAAGAACCCCCCGAGGCAATTATCAGCCTACTCAACAAAATGGATGAAGGCTACGATGTTGTTTATGGTGTCAGAAAATCACTAGGCGGCCCTTTTTTCAAGAGAATGGGGTCATTGCTCTATATCTATGTGTTTAATAAACTTGTAAAACACCCGCAACCGATGAATGCCTCAGTCATGCGGATTTTAAACCGTAAATGTGTCGAAGCGATAAACATGATGCCCGAACGGGTTCGGTTCATCACAGCTTTAAACTCCTGGGTTGGCTTCAAATGGGCTGGCGTCGAAATCGATTATCACGTCAGGCGCTCCGGCAAGACAAAATACAATTTTTCAAAAAGGATTAACAATGCCTTAGACGCCATCCTCTCATTCACAATGATTCCACTCAAATTCATCTCCATAGTCGGTTTTTTTATATCTTTGTTGAGCATTGCCTTTTCTTTGTGTATTCTATTAGCTTTCATCACAAAAATTTGGACAGCTGGCGTTGTTGGATGGACGACAATTGTAGTGTCGTTATTTTTTCTGGGTGGCGTACAAATGATGTGCCTGGGTCTAATAGGTGAATATATCGGACGTATATACTTTGAAGTTAAAGCCAGACCTCTTTACATCATTGACAGCATTACAGACTAGAAACCTGAATTTATTTTGACTGCTAAGCACCACACCACATCTCTTGACTGATACCATGAGCGCTTTTTTCGCAAACAAATCTATTTAATTAAAGAATATTGAGCTGCACAGCCTCCATAATTCAACATGCTGTTGCGTATCCTTGTATCAAATACAGAGGCCGTTATACTTGGCACGGACCATGGTGTTCAACACCTTCAACGTTATCTTGATATATTTTGCTATCGGTATAATCGCAATCAGCAGTGATGAATCAGCCACGCAAACTCTCATATAGCGTTCACCCGGCAGTCTGGGGTGCTATTGCGCTACTCTTCACCATCCAATTGATTGTCATCGGCAAGATGCGCGGGATTGGTGACCACGAAGGGTATCTGCTTAACACTTCACGGATTTTTTCTATCAATACATACGAGGACGACGGATCTGCCAATATCGCCCTAGCACTGGGGCATGCCGAAAACCTTCCACGATACTTGCCCTATGGGATGGATATTGGTGGTCCATATTTATATCTTGGACGCTTGGTTCTTCGAGCTGCCGATCGACTTGGATTGATCACCATCTTCGCCGACCCCTCGCTCTACCTCTTATACCCGGACACTTATAAAAGCGTATGGAAAACGTTTGCCATATACAAAGCCGCCCTACTAATACTTGTTCCATTGTCACTGTCTTGGCTTTGTTCAAACCATTACAATAGGTCATCCGGAATACTTGCCGCCTGGATATTCGTCGCCATGCCGTTTGTCCCAGGTTTCGAAACTCGTTTGAAAGTTGATTCGCTAGCTGTTGCCGTTGGATTGTTATCCATAATACATCAACTTCAATACGTACGGACACGACAAGAACGATATTTTATATATGCAGCGATTTGGCTAGGCTTAACCCTGTCTATGAAATTTATTTTTATTCCAGCAGGGGTTACGCTAGCCTGTATTCATGCGTATTGCTCCATAAATCATCCTGGTCGACTGCATTATTTTTTTAAGAAAGGACTACTCGCAGCCTTTGCTCTTCTTGCAGTTTACGTAATGGCCAACCCCATGGCTCTATCCGGGTGGCTTGTATATGCACAATCGATAACTAGACACTTGGGAGAAAACACAACAAATCCCATAAGCACGTTAAGTGCTTTATGGCTACGCTGGTCATCGCTAGATATTTTTTTGGGCCCGATTTTTATCTGGATTATCCCACCAGCTTTGATATTATTTTCTTGGTTAATTTTTTATTCCAAGGAATACAGATTGCTCTTTGGCACATTACTTGCCTTACTTATTCTTCAGACAATATATTTCAGCGTCTCTTTCAGAGGCACTCTAGCCAATACTACATACTATTACTATTCACATTCTATTGTGGTAATTCCAATAATTTCGATATGCATCATATGGTTTCGAACCTTGACAATAGCCAAAATACCATGGCTCACCTTTCTCGTGACCCTGGCTATTTGTATTTCAATAATATTAACATTCAAGACTCAATTCAATATAATACGGTATCTAACATCTTTAACAGACCGACAGAGTATGCTCCTTTGGATAAACCAGAATCTTCCACCAGGCACCTCCCTTGGTGTTCCTATTGAAAAAGACACGAACGTCATTAATACATTGATACAGGTTGATCCTTTTACCTACCGGGTTATACCAGTAGGAAAGGATGCTGCACTGGTCACCCAATTCAATCCTGATTACGTTTTATGGGTACGCACCGATCCTTCGACTCCACCTCTCGCCGTTCCAGGATACACCCTGGCCGCTCGTTTTAATGATGGTGTTGAATTACCTCACAACCGTTACGATCTCTACCAGGAAGAGGTCTAT
Above is a genomic segment from Solidesulfovibrio sp. containing:
- a CDS encoding helix-turn-helix domain-containing protein, with translation MRDRGSDIVTLAEHFVVRFAQETGKVINRITTPTLTMLMSYPWPGNVRELENVIHRAVILTEDDAIHGYNLPLSLQTPVLSGQGRPYGLVARLEAMEYEMLVEALRLHHGNFTEAARELGLTRRTMGLRMKKYRLDYREFRREGSPDGRPLLDRLKHGPEGGTP
- a CDS encoding double-cubane-cluster-containing anaerobic reductase, with the protein product MRPSIMERFDGLADRFLADIEPLKDSGSLVVGIYCTYAPVELVRAAGAVPVGLCGKKQAPIPAAERTLPANLCPLIKSSYGYAVTDTCPYFAAADLLVGETTCDGKKKMYEHLGKIKPLHLMHLPATGGEAQDAYWLGEVRRFKTFLESATGRAITDEALGAEIRLQNEVRRLLSLVLSTSRGPCVPLSGLDMLRVTEAKSFSADPHAYAATLRELSAELEALSAAGTSCVSADARRILLTGCPVGRGSEKLLRLIEESGAVVVAAENCSGVKSFDGLVEEAGDPLAAIARRYLRIPCSVMTPNAGRLELLDRLTQEMRPHGVVDLTWHCCHTYNVESPIVAAHMLEKHGLPTLHIETDYADADVEQLRTRVEAFLEIL
- a CDS encoding 2-oxoacid:acceptor oxidoreductase subunit alpha — translated: MSQIRKKRREAFLLGNEAVVEGALAAGCSFYAGYPITPSTEIMETMAKRLPQVVDGVFLQMEDEIASMGAVIGASLAGRKAMTATSGPGFSLMQEQIGYAAMTETPLVLVDVMRGGASTGLPTSPGQGDVQQARWGAHGDHPIIVLSASDVPECLEMTVVAFNFAEKYRTPVILLLDEITAHTREKIGLPEPGDFEIFSRLVPTMPPEWYKPYEETLRGVPPMPPVGTGYRFHVTGLSHDPLGFPTARPEEVRAMVERQFRKIDRFFHDIQLVEHVNTDDAEVLVIAYGCVARSARLAVRQAREAGVRAGLLILRTLYPFPRVHAEKLMRNCRLVVVPELNVGQISREVKRVNEGYTAVRTINRIDGQIITPSQILKEIA
- a CDS encoding 4Fe-4S binding protein, with the protein product MTEASKGQNRVVVYPDWCKGCGICVAFCPKHVLATGPDGKARVVDEDACVNCGFCEPHCPDFAIVVAPRNGNGRNGCHKPAAPEPQPAGQPSPNPPADDKEGQP
- a CDS encoding nitrogenase component 1; the protein is MAEEFAFEEALGKRRAVELDHGAAGIEAFDSPLMPSGNHVSHGETTIADLEGTANAVGTIALNPYEGGKAAQYLEKELGLPTVIGPTPIGIRSTDTFLANRRKLTGKPIPESLVRERGIAIDALTDLAHMFFADKRVAIYGNPDLAIGLQAARPRHGGFPQAGGQGESRRPKGLRFWEVTDRAAIDAVLTAGKVLYLALCDEDTPFLVPVFYAFAGDVLYFHGARVGTKMSILKRNPKLCFAVSLDQGVVESENACDFEAAHRTVVGLGRASVVEDEAEKIAALDRSVARFTDRKFDYPKPGGHGRRAHRDRVHQGQTPRLGLRWLWRGICCHPPARSPGRPRQPDRRGLRGGGKIQAGDEQAADSGTKPRSATPVGVWPGKPPGGSDRRLARAGKRRPSRIAVLPKRSSSDPEETKPSPLPSEQQEPNAGGTMGGVPGDTMRKLFQTPSVMHDKHGHAANLYQQGQEESSFPGTIASTQTIEGHIETKGKSVAHDPVIRSPPLHRGVYVYLQYKETAARQNNQIRNYCMWATDPMQ
- a CDS encoding peptidylprolyl isomerase, with protein sequence MVTQGRIFWLRALVALCCVLAATLGGVSVARAEGGKPMVKLTTSKGDIVIELDKEKAPITTENFLKYVKAGHYDGLVFHRVINGFMIQGGGMDKSMKERATQAPIQNEADNGLKNKAYTLAMARTADPHSATAQFFINVADNGFLDHTGKNPQGWGYAVFGKVISGQEVVDAIKAVPTMTKGFHENVPVVPVIIEKAEVVSE
- a CDS encoding sigma-54 factor interaction domain-containing protein produces the protein MIKFNCAALPESLLESELFGHEKGAFTGAMGLRRGRFEEADGGTIFLDEVGELSLGVEAKLLRVLQERAFERVGGNKTGTVDIRIVAATNKDLTAMAARGNSARTSTFASTSFPCSCRRCATGAATSSLWPNISSSASPRRQARSSTGSPPRRLPCS
- a CDS encoding glycosyltransferase family 2 protein; its protein translation is MNTTPQKISVLLPVMNEEDNILPLVERLVPVLESVTEDYEIIFVDDGSKDNTAEKILTARKSNTKIVLIKLSRNFGQHFAAQAAFDYCHGDRIVWMDADLQEPPEAIISLLNKMDEGYDVVYGVRKSLGGPFFKRMGSLLYIYVFNKLVKHPQPMNASVMRILNRKCVEAINMMPERVRFITALNSWVGFKWAGVEIDYHVRRSGKTKYNFSKRINNALDAILSFTMIPLKFISIVGFFISLLSIAFSLCILLAFITKIWTAGVVGWTTIVVSLFFLGGVQMMCLGLIGEYIGRIYFEVKARPLYIIDSITD